TTGATTCTGGATTTCTTTTTTTATTCTGTCCTGATAATATTTAAATCTACGGCGTAAAGACATTTGCCTCTTCTCGCTTTCTTTAATCTGGCGGCTTCGGCTTTTTGCCTCCAAGGCTGACTCAACGAAATCGGACGCTAATTCGAAACAAGTCAGTATCTTGAGGGGTTGGTCCATCCGCGTATGATCGCTATTTTGACACAGGTATTATAAATTTTTAGAAAATAACTGATCGGGATAAGCGCAATCTTCTCGTACAAAGTAATTTTTTTTGAGTAGACAATTGTGCGCCATTCCCAAAATGGCGGCATAAAACCCTTGAGCAAAAAAACCGGTTGTCTCGTTGTTTTTGATGTTATCGGGAAACTTCCAGCGGTACGCTTCCGCTTTATCAAAAGATCTTTGAGCGATTTGCGCGCGGGATGTTTTACTATAGCATGGGGGGCGTAAACGATGTTTAAACCTGCGCCTGATGCCCTATGGCTCCACTCCGTATCACCGCCGGAGAAAAGGGTGGCATCAAATTCGCCAACGTAATCGAAGCAGTAACGCCAGCAAGCCATATTCGCTGTAACGGATTTGCCGGACTTAGCCATTATTTTTTGGTTGAACGAAAACAGAATCTCGTAGGCTTCCGCTATTGTCCTTTTTTTGCTTGTGCAGAACAATACTATACGTCCTGCAATCCGGTCATTTCCTTTAGCTAGACAAATTACTGAGTTTTGAAGCCACTCTGGGTCGGGCACACAGTCCGAATCAGTAAAAGCGAATACTTGACCTCCAGCGTGCTTTATGCCCGTATTCCTAGCGATGTACGATCCCGGGGTCGTTTCTTTCTTTAAAACCGCGTTATCAGGGAGTTTTATTGAAAAATGGTTATTTTCTTTCTCATCGTTATCGACAATAATTATCTCAAAGTCTTCCGCAGGGTAGGTCTGATTTTGGAGCGCGTCTAAGCATTTCTGCAGCCGTTTCTCATCACGATACGTGGGTATGATAACGCTAACGAAAGGATTGGATTCCATTTCATTGCCCTTGGGCGTCAACACAAGTGTATACGAGCGGTCAGCCGCTTTCTGAACATGCTGACGTTTTTAGCATTAGCTAACTCGGTCTGCAGGCGGCATCACGGCCATCCAAGGTGGTCGCATTTGAACGGTGGCATGCAAAAATCGCCGATTCCAGCCGCCATCAACGCTCCTTGAACTGCGAAGGGCCGGCCCTGTGCGGGTTTTTAGAAGAGACCCGTTGATTGAAGGCATATTCGAATATCTCTTTTTGTACATAACGTGGAGTTTTAACCGTAAAACTTTCATATATAGATTCTTCGGTGTCGATTCCTTCTAGCCACCCCTTTTCGCGGGGCAGGTTGTACATTTTTATACCTTGATACCAGCACCACTTTGCAAACCGCACGTCAGCAAATTTTGAACTGCCCTCTAAGTAGCGGAATTTAGGTGCTAATGCAGTTGGAATTGCGGCCACGCCCGTCCCAAGCTGCTCCACGCGCGATATTTGGCTTAGAGAATCCCAGTATGGGATGATTTTTCTATGACGCATTGGATTGGATATGCCCCCCCCCCAAAAACAAAGGTAGTTTATGACGCTTTTCGGGTTGCTAGATAATAGCGGTTTTTCGTACCATGAACCGTGATAGCCAACCGCTGATTTAGGTTCAAGTATGCTCCGATGCTGATCAACGGTACGCTCGACATAATCTGACGGGTATAAAATATCATCGTCGAGGTAAAAGATATAATCACTATCACAAGCGGCCTCAATGAATTTTCCTGTATCTTTCAGGTCTTTTAGTGGCTTATACCCAAAAATTTTTTGGTTGTTTGCCGCCCAATCTGGAATTTTTCCATAACCGTTGAAACAGATTACCAAATGATCTACTTGCTCGAGTATTGTCTGAACGCTCCGCAATACGGCGTCGCTACGGGCCGGATAGGTTGCCATCTTTCCAAGTATACGCATCGAGATTCCCCTAGCCCCCAAAATTGGGTACATGGTTCTATACCCACGCGGAATGTGTTAAATCCTACCTGTCTTCACCTTCGTCCATTTGAGTCGTGCCTTCTTATTTTCTTAACCAACTAGCAAGAGGAAACCTGACACCGGTCTTCCGCTGCTTTAATAGCTTCTATCGCGTGGCTGGTAAACGTTTTTTCCGGTTCTGATGAGAAAGACATGAACCAGCTTTCATGTATCCCAATAACACGAAGGGGAAAGCGTTTCACGCCCAAGGCTCTCGCAATATAAAACCTATGCTGGCCTGATACCGATTTTCCTATGCTGCCGTCTTGAGCTATTACAACGTTTGACTCAATTTTTTTTCATGAGTCGTAGCTTGCGCGTCCCCTACACTCTGAACCACTTCATTGTTGTACCAGCTTTAAAAACTTTTAACGTCTTCGCTTGAAGTCAACTTCATATTATTATGCCACGCGACACCACTTTGGTTTATTTTTTTTAATAATTGGTGATACCACAGCGTTTCCTCAAGAAACTGTGACCTCTCAATAAAATCTTTTATCTTCTGGTAATCACTGATTCCCGCTACGTACCTACCGTTTGGAAATGACTCTCCGGAGATAACGAAAGGCTCGAGATGATCGAGCTGCTTGCGGCACTTATCAACCACCTTTCTTTGGACGCCATAATTTTCTAGGAACCGAACAAGAGGACCCGTCCTTGGGCGTACTTCGCCATAATGGAGATCCACCACGGAGGGGTCTACCTTAATGATAGCCTTTTTGCCAATTTTACGCAGCGCCTGCCCTCGGGTGATGGCTTTTTCCAGCATATAAACCCCTACGAATCAGTCCGTCCCGCCGGCACGCAGGCAGGTTTTGGTGAGCCAAGCAGTAAGCACCGACAGCCCCGGGCGCACTAGAGAGATGATGACACCATAAGGTTTCGGGCTAGCTAGATTGCAGACCCACCAGTAGTGACCCACTACCCCCTTCCTTATTTTTTTCCTCGGTCTCGGGAAAAGCACCTAGTCCCGTCCGTTCACAGCGCGCATCGAAGCCTTCACTGTGGTTTCGTGCAGGCCGCTCGTCGATAGGCTTTTCGATGGGACCGGCTCAATCCGATTATTAAATAAATGATTTTCCAAAAAATGCATCAACTCGGGATGGCCATAAAAGAAGACCCGTCGGCACCCGGCCAGCATGTCCAAGGTTTTTGAGATCAGTTTATAGTAATGCTCGGCAGAATTTTTCCGACTGTCGGCGAGCATCCAATGACCGGATACGAACGTCCGGTCTAGCTGGGACCTTGTGAGCCTCATCCCGCCCCTCCGTGAGGCTTCTGTGCCAAGGCCCATACCGTGACGGGGTAGCGCGGCTCGTTCTTCAGGCTGCCAAACCAACCCCGCCTCGCCCAGGGTGTGAAGTTTGCCTTGACGCAGGCCCGGTTTCCCCAGGAGTACGTCCGCGTCGTCTCCAGCGGGAACCCGCATTCCGCCAGGAAATAACGCATCCCGGTCTCGGTCCACCGCGTGCAGTCGTAGGGGATCTCGTGGACAAGGACGAGAAACGGCGTGGCGTTAAAGAAGTAGCCACCGGGTCTCAGCATCTCGTAGATGTTCCGGCCAGCCCGATAGGGCCAGAGCAGGTGCTCGAACACTTGGTCGGCGATAATCAGGTCGAATTGCTGGTCCAGAGGCCCGTCGCAGATGTCGTAGTCCGGGTAATTGGCCTCCGTGTACGAGCGAAAAGGAAGCTTCCCGAACCGCTCGCCTGCGGAGATCTCGAGTACATCCAGCTGTTGCGGGCCGAGCTCCTCGATCAACTGGAAGGCGTGCGGATACATCGCCGCCCGAGACCAGTGCTGATAGTCGTAGCCAACGGCCGTAAGGAGTCGCTTCGTTTTCTCGGCCAGCTCCGGCCGCTTTTGAAGCTCCCGTATCAGTGCCCTCTTCATGTTTTCTGCCTTGCCTTCGCTTTTGTCTGCGGGAAAAGCGATCCGTTTCTTAACTTATTCAAAACCACACGATCCGAAAGAAAGTAGAGCAACCGCTTTCGGGGCCGCAACATTTTTACCCGGTCGGTAGTGTAGACGTCACGGATATGCGTTGGGAGCGCGGCGATACCCTCCCGCTTGAGGGTGGCGTAGAGCAACTGATTCTGGAAATGGCGCTCGCTATATCGTAGAAGGCGACGCCAGTAAAGCCTCACATCCGCCGGGGACAAAGAGAGCGAGTTAAAGTAGAAACGGGCCTTTTCCGGATTGATGATACGTCGGGTGTGTGTATCGTCTTTGCCGCCCTGCAAATCGGTTAAGAAGAGATAGCTGAGCAACCCATCCTCACCTTTGGCGCCTGTTGGCAGCCGAATCCCACGGCGACGCATAAGCGTGATCACTTGATCGCTCATCGCGTACAGGTTCCCGCTCAGGTAGTGGTTGTTCACAAGCTCGGCCGACCACTGCTCCCGGCTCCGGCCGGACCCGGGCAGCGCCGCTGCCGCGTACGCATCAGGGTTGTTCTCCAACGCTTCAGCAAGATGCTGGATGCTGCCCCGCCCCGGCCGGATGTCTCCGTCCAGAAAGCAGTGGACCGGTGCGTCCAGTGCGAGCTCATGGACATAGTAGTTCCACGCGTTGGCCTTGTCCCCGGTCTCGAGCTCGTGGCCGACGATTCGCCGATCCTCCCGGGCTAGCCGATGGACGATGGCGGCGGATTGGTCCGTCGAGCCGTTGACGATTACGTGCGCCTTGAAGGCACGATCCCCACAAGCCTCCTCAAGGCTGCGGAGCGTGCGTTCGATCAGGCGCTCTTCGTTATGGGCGAGGACGCATATCGAGATGCTCATGGTCTTCCTTTTCCGGGTCACTGGGCCGGAGGGTCCGGGAAACCGAGATCCCCTCTGCCCCAGTCGCGAGGGCCGCGTCGCACGGACCGCGATGGTCGGGTATCGCGCGCCGCTGCCCTCTTAACGTACTCCCTTTTTCCCCGTAACCTACCCGGATGTCAATGCCCCCTGAGCGAGCACTGGTCCTGGACGGCGAGGAACAATCCACGCTGGCCATCGTCCGTTCCCTGGGCCGCCAGGGTATCGCGGTCACGGTCGGCGCGGCCGATCCTGCGGCGATTTCCCGCTGCTCGCGCTATGCGGCTGCGTTCTTCGCTTATCCGGACCCGCTCGCCGATCCAGACGGCTTCCTGGAGACGCTAGCGGAGCATGTGGCGCACAGCCGCTATGAGCTCGTGATCCCGGTGACGGAGCTGACCACCCACCCGATGGCTCGCCACCGGTCGCTGTTCACCCCCTTCACGCGCTTGGCTCTTCCGGAAGACGCCGCCTTGGAGACGGCCACCGATAAGGCGCAAACCATCGCATTGGCCCAAGAACTCGGCATTCCCACGCCGCGAACCGTTACCGTTACCAACGCCCAGGAGTTGGCCGACTGCGCGGACGCCATGCACCTCCCCTGCGTCCTCAAGCCTGTCCGTTCCATTGCTGAAAACGGAGGCGGGGAACGGACCAAGATGAGTGTGACCTACGCCTATAGGCGATCGGAGCTCCTCGAGCTGGGGGAGCGCCTCCTGCAACGCGCACCCGTGCTCATTCAGGAGCACTGCGCCGGTCAGGGCGTGGGGATCGAACTCCTAGTCGATCACGGGGAGGTGGTCCACGCCTTCCAGCACCAGCGCCTGCACGAGGTGCCCCTGACCGGGGGCGGTAGCTCCCTGCGCCGCTCGGAGGCCCCGGAGCCAGAGCTGCTGGAGCGCGCGCAACAACTCGTGCGTGCGCTCGGCTGGCACGGCGTGGTGATGGTGGAGTTCAAGCGCGACGGTGCCGCAGGCACGCCCTACCTGATGGAGGTCAACGGGCGCTTCTGGGGATCGCTCCCCCTGGCCGTGGCGGCGGGCGCCGACTTCCCCTGGTTGCTCTATCAACTCCTGGTGCACGGCAGGCGCCCCCCGCCGTTCACCGCCCGACCTGGGCATATCGGGCGCAAGCTCCAGCCTGACTGCTACTGGTACCTGCTGGCGCTCTCCCGCCACGACCCGAGCCCACTTATCCGATGGCCCAGTCGTGGGGAGATCGCCCGGAGTGCGCTGCTGTTCCTGCACCCACACCATCACATCGACGCCTTTTACTGGCGCGATCCGCGCCCTGCGGCCGTCGACCTCGGGCGTACCCTGGGCTGGTTCGCGACGATGGTCACCGAGCACGGGAGCGAGGCGTGGCAGCGCTATCAGCAAGCGCGGCCCCGGCGGAGTCTGCGGGTTGTGCGTCTGGCCAGCCAGGCCCGCCACGTGCTCTTCATCTGCCACGGCAACATCAACCGAAGCGCCGTCGCGCAACGCCTGATGGAACGCGACGCCGCGCAGACGAAGGTGGCCACGGAATCCGCCGGACTACTGGAGCGCGGCGAGCGACCCGCAGATCCGGTCATGGTCTCGGTCGCCGCGGAGCACGGGCTCGACCTGGAGGGCTGGCGCTCGCGGACCGTCACCACCGAGCAGATGGAGCGCGCCGATTTGGTCCTGGCCATGGAACTGGCGCATCTGCGTGCGCTCGGCCAGCGGTTCCCGGAGCATCGGGCTAAGATGTACCTATTGAGCGGCCTCGATCCGTTCGGGAACACGCCGACCGAAATCGCCGACCCTTACGGTCAGCCCCGCAGCGCGTACGAGCGGTGCTTCCGGCAGGTCGAGCACTGCCTTCGCAACCTGAGTGCCGCATGTGCCACTAGCGGCGCAGGCGGAGCAACGGACCCACGGCCCGGGGATGGAGAGGCCTCATGACGACCGAGGAGCGGGTTTTGGCTGTGCTGGAACGCACGCTTGAACTCGGGGGAAGGACGCGGTCCATGGACGCGGACACTCCACTGCTGGGCGCACTGCCCGAACTCGACTCCATGGCGGTGGTGCTCGTCATCGACGCCCTCCAGCGCGAGCTGGAAATCGAGTTCGAGGAGACGGACATCACCGCGGAGGCTTTCGCAACCGTCGGCACCCTGGTCGCCCTCGTCGAGACCCGGCAGGGGCGCTAGCGAGGCCTCAGCGCCGCCCCGACTCCTGGATCCGGAACCCGTCCCCCGCGGGCTCGGCGTGCTGGCTGAGCCAGTCGCGGAGCGCCGGGTCGGCCCCCTCGCGGGGGGTCACGACTGCGTCGAGCTGGTAGCTGCCGTCCCGGCTCACCTGCCACTGGCCCTCCAGCCCGACGACCCCACCCTGGTCGCTGAGATCACCACGGGCGCTGTTGTCCGATCCACTGACCGTGGTCGTGGCACCACCCAGATCCAGCGTCTGGCCGTCTTGGGTGACGCTCAGATCCTGACCGGTGATCCGACCCTCCACCGAGCGGATTTCGCCGTCCTTGCCCAACGAGAGTCGATCCACTTCGTAGGTCACGGTGCCGCCAACCGGCGGCAGTTCCACGCCGCGCTCCCGCGCCATCTGGCGCAGCCGGTCCATGGGCACCTCGCCGGTGCCCTCGGAGACCTGCCAGCCGCGGGCCGAGCGGGTGGCAACCCCCTGGAAGCGCACGTCATCCAGGCTGCCGTCGAGATCGACGCTCAACCGGCCGGTGGCCAGTGAACCGCCGCGGACCTC
This window of the Halorhodospira halophila genome carries:
- a CDS encoding glycosyltransferase family A protein; the encoded protein is MSISICVLAHNEERLIERTLRSLEEACGDRAFKAHVIVNGSTDQSAAIVHRLAREDRRIVGHELETGDKANAWNYYVHELALDAPVHCFLDGDIRPGRGSIQHLAEALENNPDAYAAAALPGSGRSREQWSAELVNNHYLSGNLYAMSDQVITLMRRRGIRLPTGAKGEDGLLSYLFLTDLQGGKDDTHTRRIINPEKARFYFNSLSLSPADVRLYWRRLLRYSERHFQNQLLYATLKREGIAALPTHIRDVYTTDRVKMLRPRKRLLYFLSDRVVLNKLRNGSLFPQTKAKARQKT
- a CDS encoding acyl carrier protein, with product MTTEERVLAVLERTLELGGRTRSMDADTPLLGALPELDSMAVVLVIDALQRELEIEFEETDITAEAFATVGTLVALVETRQGR
- a CDS encoding class I SAM-dependent methyltransferase — its product is MKRALIRELQKRPELAEKTKRLLTAVGYDYQHWSRAAMYPHAFQLIEELGPQQLDVLEISAGERFGKLPFRSYTEANYPDYDICDGPLDQQFDLIIADQVFEHLLWPYRAGRNIYEMLRPGGYFFNATPFLVLVHEIPYDCTRWTETGMRYFLAECGFPLETTRTYSWGNRACVKANFTPWARRGWFGSLKNEPRYPVTVWALAQKPHGGAG
- a CDS encoding ATP-grasp domain-containing protein — its product is MPPERALVLDGEEQSTLAIVRSLGRQGIAVTVGAADPAAISRCSRYAAAFFAYPDPLADPDGFLETLAEHVAHSRYELVIPVTELTTHPMARHRSLFTPFTRLALPEDAALETATDKAQTIALAQELGIPTPRTVTVTNAQELADCADAMHLPCVLKPVRSIAENGGGERTKMSVTYAYRRSELLELGERLLQRAPVLIQEHCAGQGVGIELLVDHGEVVHAFQHQRLHEVPLTGGGSSLRRSEAPEPELLERAQQLVRALGWHGVVMVEFKRDGAAGTPYLMEVNGRFWGSLPLAVAAGADFPWLLYQLLVHGRRPPPFTARPGHIGRKLQPDCYWYLLALSRHDPSPLIRWPSRGEIARSALLFLHPHHHIDAFYWRDPRPAAVDLGRTLGWFATMVTEHGSEAWQRYQQARPRRSLRVVRLASQARHVLFICHGNINRSAVAQRLMERDAAQTKVATESAGLLERGERPADPVMVSVAAEHGLDLEGWRSRTVTTEQMERADLVLAMELAHLRALGQRFPEHRAKMYLLSGLDPFGNTPTEIADPYGQPRSAYERCFRQVEHCLRNLSAACATSGAGGATDPRPGDGEAS
- a CDS encoding type II secretion system protein N produces the protein MRTLLITLLLLIAVGAGAVYAVGHIPMGSAWSTAERHLPMPAAWSSAEVEGSVRSGRVQQLEVPRIWGMDAGMLDVAWEVRGGSLATGRLSVDLDGSLDDVRFQGVATRSARGWQVSEGTGEVPMDRLRQMARERGVELPPVGGTVTYEVDRLSLGKDGEIRSVEGRITGQDLSVTQDGQTLDLGGATTTVSGSDNSARGDLSDQGGVVGLEGQWQVSRDGSYQLDAVVTPREGADPALRDWLSQHAEPAGDGFRIQESGRR
- a CDS encoding glycosyltransferase, which translates into the protein MLTPKGNEMESNPFVSVIIPTYRDEKRLQKCLDALQNQTYPAEDFEIIIVDNDEKENNHFSIKLPDNAVLKKETTPGSYIARNTGIKHAGGQVFAFTDSDCVPDPEWLQNSVICLAKGNDRIAGRIVLFCTSKKRTIAEAYEILFSFNQKIMAKSGKSVTANMACWRYCFDYVGEFDATLFSGGDTEWSHRASGAGLNIVYAPHAIVKHPARKSLKDLLIKRKRTAGSFPITSKTTRQPVFLLKGFMPPFWEWRTIVYSKKITLYEKIALIPISYFLKIYNTCVKIAIIRGWTNPSRY